A stretch of Cicer arietinum cultivar CDC Frontier isolate Library 1 chromosome 5, Cicar.CDCFrontier_v2.0, whole genome shotgun sequence DNA encodes these proteins:
- the LOC101505136 gene encoding uncharacterized protein isoform X2 gives MSMDSLLLPVTQSPPEICDDKRLKSEPDKLSELVLESYIASDTESEYESEYESESEFVSESESESELVPEQDPELVPEQEPESESEPELDPRSDWELIPIEKLTVNDLASRYDDDPSPFCFGCPQFVYKNKALLKREEDSEKALAEYLELSCDVSPFDAIPIPPLAIADRCGCNFPAPVELTEECGLLTDLSNLALEKFNAKNKGSNFVFDELVKAVYSAFPPTYYITFKANDAAHPQPSDSPATTFQAQVWNMVARKGPYMVKSCSIKT, from the exons ATGTCCATGGATTCACTCTTGCTCCCCGTCACCCAATCACCCCCGGAAATCTGCGATGACAAGCGGCTGAAATCGGAGCCGGATAAGCTATCGGAACTGGTACTGGAATCATATATTGCATCGGATACGGAATCCGAATATGAATCCGAATATGAATCCGAATCCGAATTCGTATCCGAATCGGAATCGGAGTCGGAACTGGTACCGGAACAGGATCCAGAACTGGTACCGGAACAGGAACCGGAATCTGAATCGGAACCGGAATTAGACCCGAGATCGGATTGGGAGTTAATACCAATTGAAAAGTTGACGGTGAATGATTTGGCTAGCCGTTATGACGATGACCCTTCTCCTTTTTGTTTTGGATGTCCGCAATTTGTGTATAAGAATAAAGCCCTCCTTAAAAGAGAGGAGGACTCAGAGAAAGCCCTCGCTGAGTATTTAGAGCTCTCTTGTGACGTATCT CCCTTCGATGCCATTCCTATTCCACCCTTAGCAATTGCTGATCGTTGTGGCTGTAACTTTCCCGCTCCCGTTGAATTAACAGAAGAATGTGGCCTTCTTACTGACCTCTCCAATCTTGCTCTGGAAAAGTTTAATGCTAAGAATAAG GGTTCAAATTTCGTGTTTGATGAACTTGTCAAGGCAGTCTATAGTGCATTTCCCCCTACTTATTACATTACCTTTAAAGCAAACGATGCTGCCCATCCTCAACCTTCCGACAGCCCTGCAACAACTTTCCAGGCCCAAGTCTGGAACATGGTGGCTAGAAAGGGTCCGTATATGGTCAAGTCCTGTTCCATTAAAACCTAA